Proteins from a single region of Cytophagaceae bacterium:
- a CDS encoding restriction endonuclease subunit S, whose product MKDWKFVELGNVLNYEQPTKYIVESTNYDSKFATPVLTAGQSFILGYTDETEGIFKDYPVIIFDDFTTAFKYVDFPFKVKSSAMKILKEEKGVADLRFLFYCMQTIDFIPEQHKRYWISKYSNFQIPLPPLEDQKRIAAILDAADLHRQKTKALLDKYDELAQALFLDMFGDTFINNKKWETVQLYEICSDIIDCPHSTPTYVNEVTEYPCIRTTEIKNGKIEWSKMKFLDYENYKKRTKRFIPNSGDIVYGREGSYGDAILIPPKIKMSLGQRVVLFRPKNEIVKSQFLLAVIRSKGVYKQAQKVNAGSTVGHVNIKDIKKFEIILPPIDLQNLYSENSIMIESQICQAEKSLQKAEELFQSLLQKAFKGEL is encoded by the coding sequence ATGAAGGATTGGAAATTTGTTGAACTTGGAAATGTTTTAAATTATGAACAACCAACAAAGTATATTGTGGAATCAACCAATTATGATTCCAAATTTGCAACGCCAGTTTTAACGGCGGGACAATCATTTATTTTAGGCTACACTGATGAAACAGAAGGAATTTTCAAAGATTATCCAGTAATTATTTTTGATGATTTTACAACTGCCTTTAAATATGTGGATTTCCCTTTTAAAGTTAAATCCTCTGCCATGAAGATACTTAAAGAGGAAAAAGGAGTGGCAGATTTAAGATTTTTATTCTATTGCATGCAGACAATAGATTTTATACCAGAACAGCATAAAAGATATTGGATTTCAAAATACTCTAACTTCCAAATCCCCCTCCCACCATTGGAGGACCAAAAACGTATTGCAGCTATTCTCGATGCTGCCGACCTGCACCGCCAAAAAACCAAAGCCCTCTTAGACAAATACGACGAACTCGCTCAGGCCTTGTTTTTGGATATGTTTGGGGATACATTTATCAATAATAAGAAATGGGAAACGGTTCAATTATATGAAATATGTTCTGACATAATTGATTGCCCTCATAGCACTCCGACTTATGTTAATGAGGTTACAGAATATCCTTGTATTAGAACAACTGAAATAAAAAATGGGAAAATAGAATGGTCCAAAATGAAATTTTTGGATTACGAAAACTATAAAAAACGGACAAAAAGATTTATCCCAAATAGTGGAGATATTGTCTACGGAAGAGAAGGTTCATATGGAGATGCCATATTAATACCGCCAAAAATAAAAATGAGTTTAGGTCAAAGAGTAGTGCTTTTTCGACCTAAAAATGAAATTGTAAAATCTCAATTTTTACTTGCTGTAATAAGGTCAAAAGGTGTTTATAAACAAGCTCAAAAAGTAAATGCAGGTTCAACTGTTGGACATGTAAACATTAAAGACATTAAAAAGTTTGAGATAATTTTACCTCCAATAGATTTACAAAATTTGTATTCTGAAAATAGTATAATGATAGAAAGCCAAATCTGCCAAGCTGAGAAAAGTCTTCAAAAAGCTGAGGAATTGTTTCAAAGCCTTTTGCAAAAGGCATTTAAAGGAGAGTTATGA
- a CDS encoding DUF1016 family protein, whose product MLIFENLVQSIVSTNEHFRQSAIKAVNINHTVRNWLIGYYIAEYEQNGEDRAAYGESLIDKLALRISQKGLSSRNLNLFRQFYFSYKALKHSIFELLKGSTIVQSLPAQSPFIDSQIVQSLPTQLQNTDSEELKISQSTNDELGNIHAGFQIKLLERVSFTHFTELIKIEDATKRRFYEILIIKTTPSIRELKRQISTLAFERTGLSKNTDLAFDEISRLIEPEKPTEAIKNIYFFDFLGLRNDALIEEADLEKALIDHVQTFILELGNGFCFEQRQKRILIDNEYYFADLVFYHRILKCHVIVELKVDAFKHEHLSQLNTYVAYYNAEVKRTDDNPAVGILLCTEKGKKLVEYATAGMDNQLFVSKYLLQLPSKEDIEAFLLKEIDQLK is encoded by the coding sequence ATGCTGATATTTGAGAATTTGGTTCAAAGTATTGTTTCAACCAACGAACACTTCAGGCAATCTGCCATAAAAGCAGTAAACATTAATCATACAGTAAGAAACTGGTTAATAGGTTATTACATAGCCGAATATGAGCAAAACGGCGAAGACCGTGCAGCCTATGGCGAATCATTAATTGATAAACTTGCTCTTAGAATTTCTCAGAAAGGCTTAAGCTCCAGAAACCTTAATTTATTCAGACAATTCTACTTTTCATACAAAGCACTCAAACATTCTATTTTTGAACTTCTCAAGGGTTCTACAATTGTGCAGTCGCTGCCTGCACAATCTCCATTTATTGATTCTCAAATTGTGCAGTCGCTGCCTACACAATTACAAAATACTGATAGCGAAGAACTTAAAATCAGTCAGTCAACAAATGACGAATTGGGAAATATCCATGCCGGATTTCAAATAAAATTATTAGAGCGGGTCTCATTTACGCATTTTACAGAACTTATAAAAATTGAAGATGCCACCAAAAGGAGGTTTTATGAAATACTTATTATCAAAACTACCCCTTCGATAAGAGAGCTTAAAAGACAAATAAGTACACTGGCGTTTGAAAGAACAGGCTTATCAAAAAATACAGATTTGGCCTTTGACGAAATATCAAGACTGATAGAACCCGAAAAACCCACCGAAGCCATTAAGAACATCTACTTTTTTGATTTTTTAGGACTAAGGAATGATGCCCTTATTGAGGAAGCAGATTTGGAAAAAGCCTTGATAGACCATGTGCAAACATTTATATTGGAGCTGGGCAATGGTTTTTGTTTTGAGCAAAGGCAAAAACGCATCTTGATAGACAACGAATACTATTTTGCAGACTTGGTGTTTTACCACCGCATACTCAAATGCCACGTAATAGTGGAGCTAAAAGTGGATGCCTTCAAACACGAGCATTTATCTCAGCTAAACACTTATGTAGCTTATTACAATGCTGAAGTAAAACGAACAGACGATAACCCGGCGGTGGGAATATTGCTTTGTACCGAAAAAGGCAAAAAACTGGTAGAATATGCCACTGCGGGTATGGACAATCAACTTTTCGTATCTAAATATTTATTGCAACTACCAAGCAAAGAAGATATTGAGGCATTTTTATTAAAAGAAATTGATCAACTAAAATAA
- a CDS encoding SAM-dependent DNA methyltransferase yields MITGELKQQVDKIWEAFWTGGISNPIAVIEQFTYLLFIRRLDEEQLKEEKKAALVGIPVKKVIYTPAQRELRWSSFKDKSPQEMFDLFTKPLVDGLSVFDHMKNVGEGVFAEYMQNATFIIGTPRLLDQVVQLIDKINMDDRDTKGDLYEYMLSKIASAGTNGQFRTPRHIIKLMVDMVEPKKDDIICDPAAGTAGFLVAAGEYFRDNHPDWFHEADFREHFNIEMFHAIENDATMVRIGAMNMQLHGIENPKLQKNDSLSSDENVKNIREKYSLILANPPFKGSLDYDAVESSVLNTVKSKKTELLFLGLMLRMLTKGGRCAVIVPDGVLFGSSNAHKQIRQEIIENHKLDAVISMPSGVFKPYAGVSTAILFFTKTGTGGTKSVWFYDMKADGYTLDDKRSETPNANDLPDILARYKNLEAEKDRKRTDPSFLVPKSEIVANDYDLSINRYKETEYVETQYKAPADIIAAIEELDKERLQALETLKAMLC; encoded by the coding sequence ATGATCACCGGAGAACTAAAACAACAAGTAGATAAAATTTGGGAGGCGTTTTGGACTGGAGGTATCTCCAATCCTATCGCAGTGATAGAGCAGTTTACCTATCTGCTGTTTATTCGTAGGCTCGACGAGGAGCAGCTCAAAGAAGAGAAAAAGGCTGCCCTGGTAGGTATTCCTGTCAAAAAAGTGATATATACCCCTGCCCAGAGGGAGCTTCGTTGGAGCTCATTTAAAGACAAAAGTCCGCAGGAAATGTTTGACCTTTTCACCAAGCCATTGGTGGATGGTCTCTCGGTATTTGACCACATGAAAAACGTGGGCGAGGGCGTATTTGCCGAATATATGCAAAACGCCACTTTTATCATCGGTACGCCACGATTGCTCGACCAGGTGGTGCAGCTCATTGATAAAATCAACATGGACGATCGTGACACCAAGGGCGACTTGTATGAATACATGCTTTCTAAAATAGCATCCGCCGGTACCAACGGGCAGTTTCGTACACCCCGCCACATCATCAAGCTCATGGTGGACATGGTGGAGCCCAAAAAAGACGACATTATCTGTGACCCTGCGGCAGGTACAGCGGGCTTTCTGGTGGCAGCGGGCGAATATTTTAGAGATAACCACCCCGACTGGTTTCACGAGGCTGACTTTAGAGAGCATTTTAACATTGAGATGTTTCATGCCATCGAAAACGACGCCACTATGGTGCGTATTGGAGCCATGAACATGCAATTGCATGGTATTGAAAACCCCAAACTTCAAAAGAACGATTCGCTCAGTAGCGACGAAAACGTAAAGAATATCAGAGAAAAATACTCATTGATTTTGGCCAATCCACCGTTTAAGGGTAGTCTGGACTATGATGCTGTGGAAAGTAGTGTTTTGAACACCGTGAAATCCAAAAAAACTGAGTTGTTGTTTTTGGGGCTTATGCTTCGCATGCTCACCAAAGGTGGCCGCTGTGCGGTAATTGTGCCTGATGGTGTGCTGTTTGGCAGCTCCAATGCCCACAAGCAAATCAGGCAAGAGATTATCGAAAACCACAAGCTAGATGCAGTAATATCTATGCCAAGTGGCGTATTTAAGCCCTATGCCGGGGTGAGTACTGCCATATTGTTTTTTACAAAAACCGGAACAGGTGGCACCAAAAGCGTGTGGTTTTATGACATGAAAGCCGATGGCTATACCCTGGACGACAAACGCAGCGAAACCCCCAATGCCAACGACCTGCCCGATATTTTGGCCAGGTATAAAAACCTGGAAGCCGAAAAAGACCGTAAACGTACCGACCCAAGTTTTTTGGTGCCTAAGTCCGAAATTGTTGCCAATGACTACGACTTGAGCATAAACCGATACAAAGAAACGGAATATGTGGAAACCCAATATAAAGCTCCTGCTGATATCATTGCGGCCATTGAAGAACTGGATAAAGAGAGATTACAGGCTTTGGAAACTTTAAAGGCGATGTTATGCTGA
- a CDS encoding ATP-binding protein produces the protein MEDNFFAGYGKTVYGANFIGRDTEIKKIQQRLFSKEFGNLSIVGLPKIGKSSFAYHSLLFQKERFWTENRFLIEWISLKSYNSSKELYHKLTLSIKDKISKVEPSNTALLEILEDNYQYIKNPDTSFVELEHYLLSFFSEIVSNNIRVLVILDEFDYVKEILGEVDYQMLRTLSYEPDHQIAFITTSRRSIFDIERYSGQGSNFFGTFENIRLGGFSNSEARELFAQAKIEDNKLIDKIRYYTGNHPYLVSMVLYKYLESAGEIDFILDNVKSDILQYFDDVYKVLDKDDLAEKLIRIYSGIYEGVSKTEEEYIMNYGLFVKDERGYNKPFSEFFNMYITLKWRESPFKLVWPEAEKCLKSIITECVNEIYGDDWEQLIEDDLPKFSSPEDFNFIESLRRRRKQERNLFGNKASNNLIDQLYPRHYAPLIDLHWDDFYQDVFDGTSEYWINNLEFIAKRIRNPESHSRDGLLTDKEMQRASLICTEIIKQTKIF, from the coding sequence ATGGAAGATAATTTCTTTGCCGGTTATGGCAAAACAGTGTATGGTGCAAATTTTATCGGTAGGGATACGGAGATAAAAAAAATTCAACAAAGACTTTTTTCTAAGGAGTTTGGGAATTTAAGCATTGTTGGACTTCCTAAAATAGGCAAGTCTTCATTTGCCTATCATAGTCTACTTTTTCAAAAAGAAAGATTTTGGACAGAAAACAGGTTTCTTATTGAGTGGATATCATTGAAGAGTTACAATTCATCTAAAGAGCTTTATCATAAGCTAACCCTATCTATCAAAGACAAAATCTCAAAGGTTGAGCCATCAAATACTGCACTTTTAGAAATTCTTGAAGATAATTATCAATACATAAAAAATCCCGATACCTCTTTTGTTGAACTTGAACACTATCTACTTTCCTTTTTTAGCGAGATTGTTTCCAATAATATTAGAGTCTTGGTTATACTCGATGAATTTGATTATGTAAAAGAAATTCTCGGAGAAGTAGATTATCAAATGCTAAGGACACTTAGTTATGAGCCTGACCATCAGATTGCATTTATCACTACTTCAAGAAGAAGTATATTCGATATTGAAAGGTATTCTGGTCAAGGTTCGAATTTCTTTGGAACCTTTGAAAACATAAGACTAGGAGGTTTTAGCAATTCGGAAGCTAGGGAACTATTTGCTCAGGCAAAGATTGAAGACAATAAGTTAATAGATAAAATACGGTATTACACAGGAAATCATCCATACTTAGTTTCAATGGTTTTGTATAAATATCTTGAAAGTGCTGGCGAAATCGATTTTATTTTAGATAATGTGAAATCAGATATTTTACAATACTTTGATGACGTTTATAAAGTACTTGATAAAGATGACTTAGCAGAAAAGTTAATCCGTATTTACAGTGGAATTTACGAAGGCGTATCTAAAACTGAAGAAGAATATATCATGAATTATGGCCTCTTTGTTAAAGATGAAAGAGGCTACAATAAACCTTTTTCAGAGTTTTTTAACATGTACATAACCTTAAAATGGAGGGAATCTCCCTTTAAATTAGTATGGCCAGAAGCAGAAAAATGTTTAAAATCAATAATCACAGAATGTGTTAACGAAATATATGGTGATGATTGGGAACAGTTAATTGAAGATGATTTACCAAAGTTTAGTAGTCCAGAGGATTTTAATTTTATAGAATCTCTTAGAAGAAGAAGAAAACAAGAAAGAAATCTATTTGGAAACAAAGCATCAAATAACTTAATAGACCAACTATATCCTAGGCATTATGCTCCACTTATTGATTTACATTGGGATGATTTTTATCAAGATGTTTTTGATGGAACAAGCGAATATTGGATCAATAATCTAGAATTCATTGCTAAAAGAATCCGCAATCCAGAATCACATAGCAGAGACGGTTTATTAACAGATAAGGAAATGCAACGGGCATCACTTATTTGTACAGAAATTATTAAACAAACAAAAATATTTTAA
- a CDS encoding AAA family ATPase, whose amino-acid sequence MSKTSTSVSIFDNISFKPTHSQAKALYELEEFIENASDERVFVLSGSAGTGKTTLTKVVVDYLNQLQLPVILNAPTGKAASILKAKSGIETQTIHQLIYHPEQLEDGRVKFNFKGNSSEVRTIYIVDEASMISAQKPTDNEFIAQNPLLLDLMRFVFSGHALNQLIFLGDSYQLTPVNESESVALSAKRIFELFELPVKQVQLTEITRQAGDSPILILANQIKAAKDNGLSLYSIKPPRLASADLALDYYMTFFDNQSLDEIIMICKSNDQVQHWNQRIREKLGFGHYSLCVGDVIMLRSAWMDSTHQMVNGDMGIIISLSDHTEEIAGIRFKNAEIVFKKGTENIKINTKVFLDSLDNPTAKMDTESIKYLKNDRMAKNSVYRQTQRAKDDPYMNAMRLSFGYALTGYKAQGSEWKRVLFTPDKLHSTDHAWMYSAVTRARNEVFSWWF is encoded by the coding sequence ATGTCAAAAACTTCTACTTCGGTCTCAATATTTGATAATATCAGTTTTAAGCCGACCCATTCGCAGGCTAAAGCTCTCTATGAATTGGAGGAGTTTATCGAAAATGCTTCCGATGAAAGGGTTTTTGTGCTTAGTGGGTCTGCCGGTACAGGTAAAACCACCTTGACTAAGGTGGTGGTAGATTATCTGAATCAATTGCAGCTACCTGTTATTTTAAATGCCCCTACGGGTAAAGCGGCTTCCATATTAAAAGCAAAGTCTGGCATCGAGACCCAGACCATTCATCAATTGATTTATCATCCCGAACAGCTGGAAGACGGCAGGGTAAAATTCAATTTTAAAGGGAATTCATCGGAAGTCAGAACCATCTATATTGTTGATGAGGCTTCAATGATTTCAGCCCAAAAACCAACAGATAATGAGTTTATTGCTCAAAATCCACTCTTGCTTGATTTAATGCGATTTGTATTCTCTGGTCATGCTCTAAACCAACTGATTTTTTTAGGAGATAGTTATCAGTTAACGCCCGTAAATGAAAGCGAGTCCGTGGCATTATCGGCAAAACGTATTTTTGAGCTGTTTGAACTACCGGTAAAACAAGTACAATTGACCGAGATCACCCGGCAAGCAGGAGACTCTCCTATTTTGATATTGGCCAATCAAATAAAAGCAGCTAAAGACAACGGTCTGAGTTTATATTCCATAAAACCTCCCAGGTTGGCAAGTGCCGACCTGGCTCTGGACTATTACATGACGTTTTTTGACAACCAATCATTGGACGAAATCATCATGATTTGCAAGTCCAACGACCAGGTGCAGCATTGGAATCAGAGAATCAGAGAAAAACTTGGATTTGGGCATTATTCGCTTTGTGTTGGGGATGTAATAATGCTTCGCAGTGCATGGATGGACAGCACCCACCAAATGGTTAATGGCGACATGGGTATTATCATATCACTATCGGACCATACCGAGGAAATAGCTGGGATAAGATTCAAAAACGCTGAAATCGTTTTTAAAAAAGGAACAGAGAATATTAAAATAAATACAAAAGTTTTCTTAGATTCGCTTGATAATCCGACGGCAAAAATGGATACTGAATCTATTAAATATCTGAAAAATGACAGAATGGCCAAAAACTCAGTTTACAGGCAGACACAACGGGCCAAAGACGACCCTTACATGAACGCCATGCGACTTAGCTTCGGATACGCCCTCACTGGCTACAAAGCCCAGGGAAGTGAGTGGAAAAGAGTCCTTTTTACCCCAGATAAATTACATTCGACAGACCATGCCTGGATGTACTCAGCGGTTACAAGAGCAAGAAATGAGGTTTTTAGTTGGTGGTTTTAA
- a CDS encoding WYL domain-containing protein has product MAKKSDSVLRIKRIFEVHKILRNKDGISANEIVEFLSGKGFETNERMVASDVADLRLLGADISANRHKGYWYAKPFSMLETLEGVDSGNMNEILAFVRQKTNDELFKGNLAKLLINLEQEVRNPDMEENPYIQFEKVELKNIEKLDLYYRYITERRVLDIDYHYFGSKEPTNITIVPIQLREYNNRWTLIAYSKEKNEYQNFALDRIINERFSPDNLSGESTFDARNYYKDVIGNSVDKKIKIETIRFKVKKNRAYYVATKKWHHSQTNLAELEDSTSMTFSLRVIPNREFWAKVMEHVEDIEILGPKEMVKEFRERVRRVWERIGE; this is encoded by the coding sequence ATGGCAAAGAAAAGTGATAGTGTGTTGAGGATCAAAAGAATTTTTGAGGTTCATAAAATTCTAAGGAATAAAGATGGTATTTCAGCAAATGAAATTGTCGAATTCCTTAGTGGTAAAGGTTTTGAAACCAATGAGAGAATGGTAGCATCAGATGTGGCTGACCTTCGACTTCTGGGAGCTGATATATCGGCGAATAGGCACAAGGGTTATTGGTATGCTAAACCTTTTTCAATGTTGGAGACACTTGAAGGAGTAGATAGTGGTAATATGAATGAGATTTTGGCTTTTGTAAGGCAAAAGACCAACGATGAGTTATTCAAAGGTAATCTAGCAAAACTTCTAATTAACCTTGAGCAAGAAGTCAGGAATCCTGATATGGAAGAAAATCCATACATACAGTTTGAGAAGGTGGAACTAAAAAACATTGAAAAACTGGACTTGTATTATAGGTATATCACCGAAAGAAGAGTTTTGGACATAGACTACCATTATTTTGGAAGTAAGGAGCCAACAAATATTACTATTGTTCCCATACAACTAAGAGAATACAATAATAGATGGACGCTTATAGCGTATTCGAAAGAGAAAAACGAATATCAAAATTTTGCTTTAGACAGGATAATTAATGAGAGGTTTAGTCCGGATAACCTATCAGGTGAAAGCACATTTGATGCTCGGAATTACTATAAAGACGTGATTGGTAATAGTGTTGATAAAAAAATAAAGATAGAAACCATAAGATTTAAAGTTAAGAAAAATAGGGCCTATTATGTTGCTACCAAAAAATGGCATCATTCCCAAACCAATCTTGCGGAATTAGAGGACTCTACTTCCATGACCTTTTCTCTGCGAGTAATTCCAAATCGTGAATTTTGGGCAAAAGTTATGGAGCATGTTGAGGATATCGAAATTTTGGGGCCTAAAGAGATGGTGAAGGAGTTTAGGGAAAGGGTTAGGAGGGTGTGGGAGAGGATAGGTGAGTAA